One genomic segment of Candidatus Methylacidiphilales bacterium includes these proteins:
- a CDS encoding DNA methyltransferase, with protein MDNNWLDIKGYSNKWRFKTENSEHLLYRVVGIASQRDVCLDFFAGSGTTAAVAHKMMRRYIAIEFGNHSETVLLRRMKSVVYKEQSGVSAEPGWKGGGFFKYYELEQFEDTLRRTHYADYDPVTPNEPLCYLFLRDTKQTNVLQIKDNAVQIYLDRLYPNIDLAETLSNLQGKPIQRIVPDLTDPTRHGKVVFTDGSEVDLQNPDWRLIKPLIWW; from the coding sequence GTGGACAACAACTGGTTAGACATAAAGGGTTACTCGAACAAGTGGAGATTTAAGACAGAGAACTCCGAACATCTCCTGTATCGCGTGGTCGGCATTGCCTCGCAGAGAGATGTTTGCCTTGATTTCTTCGCTGGCTCTGGAACAACCGCAGCAGTCGCCCACAAAATGATGCGTCGGTATATAGCGATTGAGTTTGGAAATCATTCCGAGACTGTGCTGTTAAGGCGCATGAAGTCTGTTGTGTACAAAGAACAATCAGGTGTATCTGCGGAACCAGGTTGGAAGGGCGGAGGTTTCTTCAAATACTACGAACTCGAACAGTTTGAAGACACGCTGCGGCGCACGCACTATGCAGACTATGACCCGGTCACGCCCAACGAACCACTGTGCTACCTGTTCCTGCGCGATACCAAGCAAACGAATGTGCTTCAAATAAAGGACAACGCCGTGCAGATATATCTGGATCGGTTATACCCAAATATCGACCTTGCTGAGACCCTCTCCAACCTGCAAGGCAAGCCGATCCAGCGGATCGTTCCTGACCTCACTGACCCAACTCGTCATGGAAAGGTGGTCTTTACAGACGGCAGCGAAGTGGATTTACAAAATCCAGATTGGCGTCTTATTAAACCGCTTATTTGGTGGTGA
- a CDS encoding DEAD/DEAH box helicase family protein yields MRLEASKLNPRFLQLLRERYDLKGDSYEPFINRMNIWMATGSGKTLVIVKLIDMLWTIIQHGEIPPHDILFLTHRDDLIEQLHRHIDEFNAAQTNFRISLYNLSEYDLAKRMYPSLFTQVEVTVFYYRVDNLSDEQKEKIIDFRTYENDGQWYVLLDEAHRGDRAESKRQHIYSMLSRNGFLFNFSATFTGPHDIATTVYNSNLSEYFTQGYGKRIVILQQELNAFRDKQDFTGEAKQIVVLKVLMCLTLMRHA; encoded by the coding sequence ATGCGCCTCGAAGCGAGCAAACTGAACCCACGCTTCCTGCAGCTACTCCGCGAACGCTATGACCTCAAAGGTGACTCCTACGAACCGTTCATCAACCGCATGAATATCTGGATGGCGACAGGCAGCGGCAAAACGCTGGTGATTGTGAAGCTTATCGACATGCTCTGGACGATCATCCAGCACGGCGAGATACCCCCCCACGATATTTTGTTCCTGACGCACCGCGACGACTTAATTGAGCAGCTTCACCGCCATATCGACGAGTTCAACGCGGCGCAAACTAACTTTCGCATCAGTCTGTACAACCTGAGCGAATACGACCTTGCTAAACGGATGTACCCATCACTGTTTACACAGGTCGAGGTGACAGTGTTCTACTATCGCGTAGACAACCTCAGCGACGAGCAGAAGGAGAAGATAATTGACTTTCGCACATATGAGAACGATGGGCAGTGGTATGTGTTGCTGGACGAAGCGCACCGAGGAGACCGAGCTGAGTCGAAACGGCAGCACATCTATTCCATGCTCTCTCGCAATGGCTTCCTGTTCAATTTCTCGGCGACCTTCACCGGCCCGCACGACATCGCCACAACCGTTTACAACTCCAACCTGTCGGAATACTTTACGCAGGGCTACGGGAAGCGCATCGTCATCCTGCAGCAGGAGCTGAACGCTTTTCGCGATAAGCAGGATTTCACTGGTGAAGCCAAGCAGATAGTGGTTCTGAAGGTGTTGATGTGCCTTACGCTGATGCGCCATGCCTAG
- a CDS encoding HEAT repeat domain-containing protein, with the protein MRTLMGSLLMAEKDEHYLNFIADRYFSHEKSSAEYRIILFYLLKMLYEEKLSVDLATELFKRLKGLKASPVPNIFSKYSVYDDNETRAKAYVELYKSGVLECKHKLFDLIKSCDEHTRYNIIDYILSRTCIQDVFEYYGCVENIKAESEDIKIILLSHISDLNLLRHMDFVLSMLRDENRSVRFFAMRCALKLDKSMADQLIDIAIRDDYENIRKFAILYIGALKYYKKLHEIERILEKEDEHTSVMVAAIRSLCRFERLNNIDKLKQFINHHNEEVRSAALFALLHFHLITPEEAIEIAKQNKSDHSQLLILQLFVRKYPQLLPSLLSSMEFKDKPRTCSYVVKLADRTQELWLIPYLNKIKQVDPHNNGFYADLIIHNLMNHPLAPLLDALILGKYGDWYPHILRIYNKINPEYKKIIDEFLLSRLSLHDEFERRRSIDILCKFNPKLIRCCISNSISGKEGEKSDYIFKREDVSYLISKINKENKEIYHDIIKHIALVYRNDEDIILKCLDAMIYLDAKKALLFIEEIILDQDYKEDIRANLIRYLTEFMSNDFLPFIDAIVNQNKHFPLIMQACLEFLICLKNRDAYFFILKNTDKFLDYIKKYDYIKDNDSLIDDNAFLIASCVFIKQNQERFYDVLEVFKYLVPHKMSAFLYWVIQNMPEITIRKSVLEIIMR; encoded by the coding sequence ATGCGCACGTTAATGGGAAGTTTACTCATGGCCGAAAAAGATGAGCATTATTTAAATTTTATCGCCGACAGATATTTTTCACATGAAAAGTCTTCGGCGGAATATAGAATAATTCTTTTTTACCTCCTCAAAATGTTATATGAGGAGAAGTTATCCGTTGACTTGGCTACAGAGTTGTTCAAACGATTGAAAGGCTTAAAAGCTTCACCTGTTCCTAACATATTCTCAAAATACTCTGTTTATGATGATAATGAAACGAGGGCTAAAGCTTATGTTGAATTATATAAATCTGGTGTTTTAGAGTGCAAGCATAAACTCTTTGACCTTATTAAAAGTTGTGACGAACATACTAGATATAACATCATAGATTATATATTGAGCCGCACATGTATTCAAGATGTTTTTGAATATTACGGATGCGTAGAAAATATAAAAGCAGAGAGCGAAGATATAAAAATAATTCTTTTGTCGCATATATCAGATCTTAATTTATTGCGCCACATGGATTTTGTATTATCCATGCTTCGCGATGAGAACCGATCCGTCAGGTTTTTTGCAATGAGATGCGCCCTGAAACTGGATAAGAGCATGGCAGATCAATTAATCGATATCGCTATCCGCGATGATTATGAAAATATAAGAAAATTTGCGATCTTATATATCGGCGCGCTTAAATACTACAAAAAGTTACACGAGATTGAGCGTATTTTAGAAAAAGAAGATGAGCACACAAGTGTAATGGTAGCAGCCATACGATCGCTATGTCGTTTCGAACGATTAAATAATATAGATAAATTAAAGCAGTTTATCAATCATCATAATGAAGAGGTTCGATCAGCTGCACTTTTTGCCCTTTTGCATTTTCATTTAATCACCCCGGAAGAAGCTATAGAAATAGCAAAGCAGAATAAATCAGATCATTCTCAACTCTTAATTCTTCAACTGTTCGTGAGGAAATATCCCCAGCTCTTACCATCGCTTTTATCATCTATGGAATTTAAAGATAAACCGAGGACTTGTTCTTATGTTGTAAAATTAGCCGATCGAACACAAGAGCTATGGTTAATACCATATCTGAATAAAATAAAACAAGTTGATCCACATAATAATGGATTCTATGCTGACTTAATAATACATAATTTAATGAATCATCCATTGGCACCGCTTCTTGATGCCCTAATTCTTGGAAAATACGGGGATTGGTATCCACATATCTTGAGAATTTATAACAAGATCAATCCAGAATATAAGAAGATCATAGATGAATTTCTTCTGAGCCGACTATCACTTCACGATGAATTTGAAAGAAGAAGATCAATTGACATACTATGTAAATTTAACCCAAAGCTCATAAGATGCTGTATATCTAATTCCATATCCGGCAAAGAAGGAGAAAAGAGTGATTATATATTCAAAAGGGAAGATGTATCTTACTTGATAAGCAAAATAAATAAAGAAAATAAAGAGATATATCATGACATAATCAAGCACATCGCGCTTGTGTATAGGAACGATGAGGACATAATATTGAAATGTTTGGACGCTATGATTTACCTTGATGCTAAAAAAGCATTGCTTTTTATCGAAGAAATCATTTTAGATCAAGATTATAAAGAAGATATCAGAGCGAATCTCATCCGATATTTAACCGAATTCATGTCTAATGATTTTTTGCCTTTTATTGATGCTATCGTTAATCAGAATAAACACTTTCCTTTAATTATGCAAGCATGCCTCGAATTTCTTATTTGTCTTAAAAATAGAGATGCTTATTTTTTTATATTAAAAAACACAGACAAGTTTTTAGATTACATCAAGAAATACGACTATATAAAAGACAATGACAGTTTAATAGATGATAATGCTTTTTTAATTGCCTCTTGTGTTTTTATTAAACAAAATCAAGAGAGGTTCTATGATGTTTTGGAGGTTTTTAAATATCTTGTGCCTCATAAAATGAGCGCCT
- a CDS encoding site-specific DNA-methyltransferase, translating into MEAQVDGFKFYFDASALEHKKANEKRELVFEFKEIRQSDGALVFTMTYSERGRQTDLVEIRRQIRNALGLTRYTDAVPSEATLERAFRVFERQSEVDYFLCKDAKGFLREQFDLWLWQYLLGKPGEEPNTEWTEARLKQLQALKRVAYRVIVYIAAFEDDLVKIWEKPKFVLNSHYVITLDRIVAREGGWKVLDKLLKHQNIDRQVQEWRELGMVDDTFTLVQLVEQDLMCGRWLNPRYQYLPVDTRYFKDLELWIRGLFDNLDDALDGWLIKSENYQALNTILPKWREKVQCIYIDPPFNLGKKAEYDYEVNYKDSTWLTMLENRLMIAGEMMSVSRSIFFRVGHDGNMLVRLLMDLVFGRENYRNEIIVRRAEESKGEFTKQFDSIKGLTVNYDNLYWYSKNAETRFPHIVKPASSKHAKAQWHSFWKAEDRPTLRYQLLGELPQKGQWMWEKHRALRAVENYQEYLKMAQATG; encoded by the coding sequence ATGGAAGCCCAAGTTGACGGCTTCAAGTTCTACTTTGATGCCTCTGCGTTGGAGCATAAGAAGGCGAACGAGAAACGCGAGCTAGTATTTGAGTTCAAGGAGATACGCCAGAGCGATGGCGCGCTGGTTTTCACAATGACTTACTCGGAACGCGGTAGGCAAACTGACCTAGTTGAAATCCGCCGCCAAATCCGCAACGCACTTGGACTCACGCGCTACACCGACGCTGTGCCTTCCGAGGCAACGCTGGAGCGGGCATTCCGCGTGTTCGAGCGGCAAAGTGAAGTGGACTACTTCCTCTGCAAGGACGCGAAAGGCTTCCTGCGCGAGCAGTTTGACCTGTGGCTGTGGCAGTACCTGCTGGGCAAGCCAGGCGAGGAGCCGAACACAGAATGGACAGAAGCGCGTCTCAAGCAACTGCAAGCGCTCAAGCGCGTTGCGTATCGCGTGATCGTCTACATTGCTGCGTTTGAGGATGACCTGGTCAAAATCTGGGAAAAGCCCAAGTTTGTGCTGAACAGCCACTATGTGATTACGCTGGACAGGATTGTGGCGCGTGAAGGGGGTTGGAAAGTGCTGGATAAGCTTTTAAAGCACCAGAATATTGATCGGCAGGTGCAGGAGTGGCGCGAGCTGGGCATGGTGGATGACACCTTTACGCTTGTGCAGCTTGTTGAGCAAGACCTGATGTGTGGGCGTTGGCTCAACCCGCGCTATCAGTATTTGCCAGTTGACACGCGCTACTTCAAAGATTTGGAGCTGTGGATTCGGGGGCTGTTTGACAATCTTGATGATGCGCTGGACGGCTGGCTCATCAAAAGTGAGAACTATCAGGCGTTGAACACGATTTTGCCGAAATGGAGGGAAAAGGTGCAATGTATTTACATCGATCCGCCATTCAATCTGGGCAAGAAAGCTGAGTATGACTACGAAGTGAATTACAAGGATTCCACTTGGCTAACCATGCTTGAAAACAGGCTGATGATCGCTGGCGAAATGATGTCAGTCTCACGCTCGATATTCTTTAGGGTTGGTCATGACGGAAACATGCTTGTACGATTGTTAATGGACTTGGTCTTTGGGCGCGAAAACTACAGAAACGAAATAATAGTTCGTCGTGCAGAAGAATCGAAAGGAGAGTTTACTAAGCAATTTGATAGTATCAAAGGACTCACTGTTAACTACGACAACTTGTATTGGTACTCCAAGAACGCGGAGACAAGGTTCCCTCACATTGTCAAACCTGCGAGTAGTAAGCATGCTAAAGCTCAGTGGCACTCCTTCTGGAAAGCAGAGGATCGTCCGACATTGCGATATCAGTTGCTTGGAGAGCTACCACAAAAAGGGCAATGGATGTGGGAAAAGCACCGTGCACTGCGCGCGGTAGAAAACTACCAAGAGTACTTAAAAATGGCGCAGGCAACGGGGTAG
- a CDS encoding transposase codes for MYATQTGVVLAQDVVRAEAAGNEIAALPNMLAQVELRGHVMVTDAGHAQKPNARAITERGASMYLP; via the coding sequence ATGTACGCCACCCAGACGGGCGTCGTGCTAGCACAGGACGTGGTGCGCGCGGAAGCAGCCGGCAATGAGATTGCGGCATTGCCCAACATGTTGGCGCAGGTTGAGCTGCGCGGTCACGTCATGGTGACCGATGCGGGACACGCGCAAAAGCCCAACGCCCGTGCCATTACTGAGCGCGGGGCGAGTATGTATTTGCCTTGA